From Candidatus Omnitrophota bacterium:
TAAAATCCTGCTTAAGTTTTCCTCCACCTTCCAGGTAAGTTTAAGGCGAATGGCCTGCTCAAGGCTTACTTTGCTTAAGTAGCCTAAAGAGGCAATGGTTCCTTTTAATATATCAATCGCTTTGGTGTCTTTTAAAAAACACTGTTTACAAAGCAACCCACCCAAAGCAGGGCTAAACCTGACCTTTTCTTTCAAGCTGCTATTACAATAAACGCATTGGCCTAAAACCGGCATCAACCCCAGCAGTTCTAAAAGCTTGATCTCAAAAATATGAACGACCTTTTTAATGTCCCCGGCTGAAAGCAGGCACAATGACCCTAACAAAAGGTTGAATACAGCAAGGTTTTTATCCCGCTCCAGGCTTGTCTCGTCTATAAGTTCGATAAAATAACTGGCGTAAGCTGTTTTCCGGAGATTTTCGCGGATAGCCGGGAAAAAATCCTTCAGTTCGCACTGGCTGACGACATGCAAACCGCTATGAACCTTCTCGTAAAAAACAATCTCGTTAT
This genomic window contains:
- the recO gene encoding DNA repair protein RecO, whose translation is MAVRKTEAIVLRTRDFRETSLVVNFYTRDFGKITGLIKGVRATRKGYTTYPQLFSHNEIVFYEKVHSGLHVVSQCELKDFFPAIRENLRKTAYASYFIELIDETSLERDKNLAVFNLLLGSLCLLSAGDIKKVVHIFEIKLLELLGLMPVLGQCVYCNSSLKEKVRFSPALGGLLCKQCFLKDTKAIDILKGTIASLGYLSKVSLEQAIRLKLTWKVEENLSRILKAFLDFHLDRPLKSVEFLRKIEESKSWQKVS